From Demequina lutea, a single genomic window includes:
- a CDS encoding permease: MGFFGTIVSSLAEGFWMFYDTVWALVLGFALSGAVQAFVSKREMQRVLGDHRPKTVVRSSFFGMVSSSCSYAASALAKSLFVRGADFTSSMVFMFASTNLVIELGAVLWLLIGWQFAVAEFVGGSIMIAMLAVVLPRVIDVAELDAARDRLRTRSASRSEHDEHADVQDAPAPLPWRQRIRSRAGWSDASGYTISDVTMLRKELVIGFVVAGFASVAVPTSVWRALFLTGHGIFSALENVIVGPVLAFISFVCSVGNVPLAAALWKGGISFGGVIAFVFADLLALPLVLIYRKFYGTRLAIRLSLVFWATMSLAGLITEGIFTLLGLVPGTLTGGIATVHFGLNYTTILDVIAVIAFGCLYYLYKNASKFGGGGGYAKDPVCGMQVRTADAPAHSTHQGHDFYFCSDKCHDAFEAEPAKYTGGQSAHDTSEMTGHAETGPEASATVRDPVCGMNIDPHTAAGHATHDDVDYWFCSDGCHQDFVADPARYLSSKKAGSA; encoded by the coding sequence ATGGGATTTTTCGGAACGATCGTGTCGAGTTTGGCCGAGGGCTTCTGGATGTTCTATGACACGGTCTGGGCGCTGGTTCTGGGGTTTGCCCTATCGGGGGCCGTGCAAGCATTCGTGTCGAAGAGGGAGATGCAGCGCGTCCTGGGCGATCACCGACCGAAGACAGTCGTGCGATCCAGCTTCTTCGGGATGGTCAGTTCCTCCTGCTCCTACGCTGCGAGCGCGCTCGCCAAGAGCCTGTTCGTTCGTGGCGCGGACTTCACGTCGTCGATGGTGTTCATGTTCGCCAGCACGAACCTGGTCATCGAGCTTGGCGCGGTGCTCTGGTTGCTGATCGGCTGGCAGTTCGCCGTCGCGGAGTTCGTCGGCGGATCCATCATGATCGCGATGCTCGCAGTGGTGCTGCCGCGCGTCATCGACGTCGCCGAACTCGATGCAGCAAGAGACCGCCTGCGCACCCGTTCGGCGAGCCGAAGCGAACACGATGAGCACGCCGACGTCCAGGACGCCCCCGCCCCCTTGCCATGGCGTCAGCGAATCCGGTCCCGTGCGGGCTGGTCGGATGCGTCGGGGTACACGATCAGTGACGTCACCATGCTGCGCAAGGAGCTCGTGATCGGCTTCGTCGTGGCGGGGTTCGCCTCGGTGGCCGTGCCGACCTCGGTGTGGAGAGCGCTATTCCTCACCGGGCACGGGATCTTCTCCGCACTCGAGAACGTCATCGTCGGCCCGGTGCTGGCGTTTATCAGCTTCGTCTGCTCGGTCGGCAACGTACCCCTAGCCGCCGCACTGTGGAAGGGAGGCATTAGCTTCGGGGGCGTCATCGCCTTCGTATTCGCCGACTTGCTCGCCCTTCCCCTCGTGCTCATTTACCGCAAGTTCTACGGCACCCGGCTTGCGATCAGGCTCTCGCTCGTGTTCTGGGCAACGATGAGCCTCGCCGGGCTGATCACCGAAGGGATCTTCACTCTCCTGGGGCTGGTCCCTGGAACCCTCACCGGAGGCATCGCCACGGTTCACTTCGGCCTGAACTACACGACCATCCTCGACGTCATCGCGGTGATCGCGTTCGGGTGCCTGTACTACCTGTACAAGAACGCGTCCAAATTCGGAGGCGGCGGCGGTTACGCCAAGGACCCGGTCTGCGGCATGCAGGTGCGGACCGCAGACGCGCCGGCGCACAGCACCCACCAGGGTCACGACTTCTACTTCTGCTCCGACAAGTGCCACGACGCCTTCGAGGCCGAACCCGCAAAGTACACGGGCGGCCAATCCGCCCATGACACGAGCGAGATGACGGGACACGCGGAGACGGGCCCTGAGGCGAGTGCGACGGTGAGGGACCCGGTATGCGGGATGAACATTGACCCACACACGGCCGCCGGGCATGCGACCCACGATGATGTCGACTACTGGTTCTGCTCGGACGGCTGCCACCAAGACTTTGTCGCCGACCCTGCCCGCTACCTTTCGTCGAAGAAGGCCGGATCAGCGTAA
- a CDS encoding helix-turn-helix domain-containing protein, with product MLREGRTIDRSEIIATLWGDSDDDETPNERTIDVHVRRLRSKLGVYEDIVRTVRGTGYRFNRHADVIIRYAPTPSPDMF from the coding sequence GTGCTCCGCGAGGGGCGCACGATCGACCGCAGCGAGATCATCGCGACGCTCTGGGGCGACTCCGACGACGACGAGACGCCGAACGAACGCACCATCGACGTGCACGTGCGCCGGCTGCGCTCCAAGCTCGGCGTGTACGAGGACATCGTGCGGACCGTGCGCGGCACCGGATACCGGTTCAACCGCCACGCGGACGTCATCATCCGCTACGCGCCGACGCCGTCGCCCGACATGTTCTAG
- a CDS encoding sulfocyanin-like copper-binding protein — MSGLTRGWTIAALVAAMAVLAVSAVATFNLAGRGQDSPGWLGNDRAVTAPRGPSAQNAGTVVDVVAMDMAGGRMMGSQRGMMGGAMALRSDRVDVPAGTVTLRLYNEGTITHELVVLPLADGQQVGERSVGADGRVSESGSLGEASKSGGEGAGDGIEPGTTGWVTLNLPAGRYEIVCNIEGHYAAGMYTLLVVN; from the coding sequence GTGAGCGGCCTCACGCGCGGATGGACTATCGCCGCGCTGGTAGCGGCCATGGCCGTATTGGCGGTGTCGGCCGTCGCCACGTTCAACCTGGCGGGACGTGGGCAAGACTCGCCCGGCTGGCTCGGAAACGATCGCGCGGTGACGGCCCCACGTGGCCCGTCGGCGCAGAACGCAGGGACCGTCGTCGATGTCGTTGCCATGGACATGGCGGGCGGTCGGATGATGGGGAGCCAGCGCGGCATGATGGGCGGCGCGATGGCGCTGCGCTCCGACCGCGTCGACGTTCCGGCGGGCACCGTCACGCTCCGGCTCTACAACGAGGGCACGATCACACACGAGCTTGTGGTCCTGCCGCTTGCAGACGGGCAACAGGTGGGGGAGCGCTCGGTGGGGGCCGACGGAAGGGTGAGCGAGTCGGGCAGCCTCGGCGAGGCATCAAAGTCCGGTGGCGAGGGCGCCGGCGACGGCATCGAACCCGGCACAACCGGTTGGGTGACACTGAATCTTCCTGCCGGCCGCTACGAGATCGTGTGCAACATCGAGGGTCACTACGCGGCGGGTATGTACACGCTGCTCGTCGTCAACTAA
- a CDS encoding GNAT family N-acetyltransferase, with protein sequence MRAATAADVRAISEFQTACWREAYVGLVPNEYLERVDADAREARWLQRAGTDTRNVAVGHVATTLAGVVSWSICAEPGVPPLELKSLYVGSAFYGSGVAAALLTHALGEAPAHLWVFESNPRAHAFYAKWGFTFDGSRKVDPDTGVWERRLVRT encoded by the coding sequence GTGCGCGCGGCGACCGCGGCGGATGTTCGCGCGATCTCCGAGTTTCAGACCGCGTGCTGGCGGGAGGCATACGTCGGCCTGGTTCCGAACGAGTATCTTGAGCGCGTCGATGCCGATGCTCGTGAGGCTCGCTGGCTTCAACGAGCTGGCACTGATACCCGCAACGTAGCCGTCGGCCATGTCGCCACCACGCTGGCAGGCGTTGTCAGTTGGAGCATCTGCGCCGAGCCTGGAGTCCCGCCGCTGGAGCTCAAGAGCCTGTATGTGGGCTCAGCTTTTTACGGAAGTGGCGTGGCCGCGGCGTTGCTCACGCATGCACTCGGTGAAGCGCCCGCGCACCTGTGGGTCTTCGAGTCCAATCCGCGAGCCCATGCCTTCTATGCGAAATGGGGCTTCACATTCGACGGCAGCCGGAAGGTGGATCCAGATACCGGCGTCTGGGAGCGACGACTCGTGCGCACCTGA
- a CDS encoding sensor histidine kinase — protein sequence MALADRADLATRLLIAIALVVGVGAAAAWAVGATVGPGLFHEHLLRAVDTGESPTSHAERAYAAASALALSIALLTALVASAGVSVLIARRIRRSLAPFAQAAHRVAIGERNVTVSPPGIGPEFDRVAAAFTAMATDLAHVEDTRTHMLADLAHEMRTPLAVLAAYLEAVGDGVERLDESTMHIMQAQVERLSRLSADVALVTSAQEGRLSLDRHPIDVDTVVKGAAAQESDRLAECGLTIHVRSAPGLLVDADPDRIGQVLTNLLENARQHTPPGGVVDVEATAEVDAVRVTVHDSGEGIAPQDLPRVFDRFFRVDVARDRAHGGSGIGLSIARAIATAHGGTLVAESEGLSMGSTFSLSLPRLRTELDRTGVAEK from the coding sequence ATGGCGTTGGCGGATCGGGCCGACCTAGCAACGCGCCTGCTGATCGCCATAGCGCTCGTCGTCGGGGTGGGCGCGGCTGCTGCCTGGGCCGTCGGCGCGACCGTCGGCCCCGGCCTCTTCCATGAGCACTTGCTTCGCGCGGTCGACACAGGCGAGAGCCCGACGAGCCATGCCGAGCGGGCGTACGCCGCGGCATCGGCGCTCGCGCTATCGATAGCCCTGCTGACGGCCTTGGTGGCATCGGCAGGCGTGAGCGTCCTCATCGCCAGGCGGATTCGGCGCTCGCTCGCGCCTTTCGCTCAGGCCGCCCATCGCGTCGCGATAGGCGAACGCAACGTGACCGTCAGCCCGCCGGGAATCGGGCCAGAATTCGATCGAGTCGCGGCAGCGTTTACCGCAATGGCAACAGATCTGGCGCATGTCGAGGACACGCGCACTCACATGCTCGCGGACCTGGCTCACGAGATGCGAACACCACTCGCCGTGCTTGCCGCGTATCTCGAGGCGGTCGGAGACGGCGTGGAGCGGCTCGACGAGTCGACCATGCACATAATGCAGGCGCAAGTCGAACGGCTCAGCAGGCTCTCCGCGGACGTGGCGCTCGTGACCTCGGCACAGGAGGGGCGCCTGTCCCTGGACCGACACCCCATCGACGTCGACACGGTGGTGAAGGGGGCAGCCGCCCAGGAGTCCGATCGCCTCGCCGAGTGCGGCCTGACGATCCACGTGCGAAGCGCGCCGGGTCTGCTCGTGGACGCGGACCCGGACCGGATTGGCCAGGTGCTCACCAATCTGCTTGAGAATGCTCGACAGCACACCCCTCCGGGCGGTGTCGTCGACGTTGAGGCGACCGCAGAAGTCGACGCGGTCCGCGTGACGGTGCACGACTCGGGCGAGGGCATCGCGCCCCAGGATCTCCCTCGAGTCTTCGACCGCTTCTTCCGTGTCGATGTGGCGCGTGACCGGGCTCACGGTGGTTCGGGCATCGGACTGTCGATCGCTCGGGCCATTGCCACGGCTCACGGCGGCACCCTCGTCGCTGAAAGCGAGGGCCTGTCGATGGGCTCGACGTTCAGCCTGAGCTTGCCGCGGCTGCGGACCGAGCTCGACCGGACAGGTGTCGCGGAGAAATAG
- a CDS encoding SHOCT domain-containing protein: MMGSYGGGMTGFVWIGMGLFWLALLGFIVWLVIRLLPGKSHGPTTAANSPVPRVATPVAPAAAPALAILDERLASGEIDVETYRTIRAALLEGREGER, encoded by the coding sequence ATGATGGGTTCGTATGGCGGGGGAATGACAGGATTCGTGTGGATAGGAATGGGCCTGTTCTGGTTGGCCCTGCTCGGATTCATCGTCTGGCTCGTGATCCGGTTGTTGCCTGGCAAGTCGCACGGACCCACAACGGCAGCCAATTCGCCCGTGCCGCGCGTAGCGACCCCCGTGGCCCCCGCGGCCGCGCCAGCGCTCGCAATTCTCGACGAGCGTCTCGCGAGCGGCGAGATCGATGTAGAGACGTATCGCACTATCCGTGCGGCACTCCTCGAGGGACGCGAGGGCGAAAGGTGA
- a CDS encoding DUF3105 domain-containing protein, whose amino-acid sequence MAQTPAVQNSASITARLRAEQRARDMRRRVLVIAVSVITALAIIGGVWGLLAGESRRVASEAQAAGLPIVGVKEMKGLSRDHVTALPEPTPSTSGGTILPPAGGPHDPVLQNCGVYSEPVATAKAVHSLEHGAVWIAYRSGLDQQQVDVLKAATRERTYTLLSPIDALDASVVLTAWGVQLELKDASDPRLKQFLNKYVQGEQTPEPGAPCSGGFGAPE is encoded by the coding sequence ATGGCCCAGACTCCCGCTGTTCAAAACAGTGCAAGCATCACTGCGCGCTTGCGCGCCGAGCAGCGCGCTCGCGATATGCGTCGGCGCGTGCTCGTCATCGCGGTGAGCGTGATCACAGCGTTGGCCATCATCGGAGGGGTTTGGGGCCTCCTCGCGGGCGAAAGCCGACGCGTCGCTTCCGAGGCACAAGCGGCGGGTTTGCCAATTGTCGGCGTGAAGGAGATGAAGGGCCTCTCCCGCGATCACGTCACTGCGCTCCCGGAGCCGACGCCATCAACGTCTGGTGGCACCATCCTTCCGCCCGCAGGCGGACCGCACGATCCCGTACTGCAAAACTGTGGCGTGTACAGCGAACCCGTCGCGACGGCAAAGGCCGTGCACTCACTGGAGCACGGCGCGGTGTGGATTGCTTACCGGTCAGGGCTCGACCAGCAGCAGGTGGATGTCCTCAAGGCAGCAACACGCGAGCGCACTTACACGCTGCTGAGCCCCATCGACGCGCTGGATGCGTCAGTGGTGCTGACCGCGTGGGGGGTTCAGCTTGAGCTCAAGGACGCCTCCGATCCCCGCCTCAAGCAATTTCTCAACAAATACGTCCAGGGCGAGCAGACGCCCGAGCCAGGGGCACCTTGCAGTGGCGGCTTCGGCGCACCTGAGTGA
- a CDS encoding cysteine hydrolase family protein, with the protein MSDFPYRYDPAHTALIIVDVQNDFCSPQGSLATLADADVSAAVEMTPRLVRLIEHARAAKLPVVFIQTIHDETNDSPQWLNRHTGEPDGSARAGITCRTGSWGAEFYEVAPLPGEIVVNKYRYSAFAGTNLQIVLTTLGIRSLLFTGVATEVCVESSLRDGLFAEYYVSLVEDCAATYSQDAHDASVRGIAKNFGTVVTSDFLADLWVEESALATA; encoded by the coding sequence ATGTCCGACTTTCCGTACCGCTACGACCCGGCGCACACGGCGCTGATCATCGTCGACGTGCAGAACGATTTCTGCAGCCCGCAGGGATCGCTCGCAACGCTCGCCGACGCCGACGTCTCGGCGGCCGTCGAGATGACCCCCCGCCTCGTCCGTCTGATCGAGCACGCCCGCGCGGCGAAGCTGCCGGTCGTCTTCATTCAGACCATCCACGACGAGACGAACGACAGCCCGCAATGGCTCAACCGCCATACCGGGGAGCCGGACGGCTCGGCGCGGGCCGGCATCACCTGCCGCACCGGTTCGTGGGGCGCCGAGTTCTACGAGGTGGCGCCGCTGCCCGGCGAGATCGTCGTGAACAAGTACCGCTATTCGGCGTTCGCCGGGACCAACCTCCAGATCGTCCTGACGACGCTCGGGATCCGGTCGCTGCTCTTCACGGGAGTCGCGACCGAGGTCTGCGTGGAGTCGAGCCTGCGGGACGGGCTGTTCGCGGAGTACTACGTCTCGCTCGTCGAGGACTGCGCGGCGACGTACTCGCAGGACGCACACGACGCGTCGGTCCGAGGGATCGCGAAGAACTTCGGCACGGTGGTGACGAGCGACTTCCTCGCCGATCTGTGGGTTGAGGAGTCGGCGCTGGCGACCGCCTAG
- a CDS encoding IS3 family transposase (programmed frameshift) yields MPAPRKYPQELRERSVRLVREAMSQETSLSMNAAVVRVGHRVGVNSDTLRGWVKQARINAGEVAGVTTTDAATIKALEREVRELKRANEILLAASFFLRAGARPATSVLVAFIDEHRSRFGVEPICRVLTEHGCRIAPSGYYAARNRPDSARSVRDREVASLIEAVFWDRNRGRGISGPRKVWRLLHRDGVEVARCTVERLMRVQGLRGTRRGKQFITTRPDAAATRPPDHVQRNFRAERPNELWVVDFTYVPTWSGMAFTAFVTDVFSRRIVGWRTMSRMPTDLPLDALEMALWVRERAGQDVAGVIQHSDAGAQYTALRYSERLADVGAIASIGTVGDSYDNALAETVVGLYKTECVKIDGPFRTADELEYATLSWVHWFNENRLHSSIGYLTPIEMEDLYYRENTTQEQPLLGELTLH; encoded by the exons ATGCCAGCACCGAGGAAGTATCCGCAGGAGCTCAGGGAGCGTTCCGTGCGGCTTGTGAGAGAAGCGATGTCGCAGGAGACGTCGCTGTCGATGAACGCGGCCGTGGTCCGTGTCGGTCATCGGGTCGGAGTGAACTCAGACACGCTGCGTGGCTGGGTGAAACAGGCCCGGATCAATGCCGGAGAGGTTGCCGGTGTCACGACGACGGACGCGGCCACGATCAAGGCGTTGGAGCGAGAAGTGCGAGAACTTAAACGCGCGAACGAGATCTTGCTTGCCGCGTCTT TCTTTCTTCGCGCGGGAGCTCGACCCGCGACTTCCGTTCTAGTGGCCTTTATCGATGAGCATCGCTCACGGTTCGGGGTCGAGCCAATCTGCCGGGTGCTCACCGAGCACGGGTGCCGGATTGCCCCGTCGGGTTACTACGCCGCCAGGAACCGTCCCGACTCGGCGCGTTCAGTGCGTGACCGGGAAGTTGCCTCCTTGATCGAGGCGGTGTTCTGGGACCGCAACCGCGGCCGAGGCATCAGCGGCCCCCGTAAGGTGTGGCGCTTGCTGCACCGCGACGGGGTCGAGGTCGCTCGGTGCACTGTGGAACGCCTGATGCGTGTTCAGGGACTGCGGGGAACGCGTCGTGGCAAGCAGTTCATCACCACGAGACCAGATGCTGCGGCGACGCGTCCGCCGGATCACGTTCAACGTAACTTCCGTGCCGAGCGTCCCAACGAGTTGTGGGTCGTGGACTTCACCTACGTGCCGACCTGGTCGGGTATGGCGTTCACCGCGTTCGTCACCGACGTGTTCTCGCGCCGGATCGTCGGGTGGCGGACGATGTCGAGAATGCCCACTGACTTGCCCCTTGATGCGCTTGAGATGGCGTTATGGGTGCGAGAGCGAGCCGGTCAGGACGTCGCCGGCGTCATCCAGCATTCGGACGCGGGAGCTCAATACACCGCGCTGCGCTATTCGGAACGGCTCGCAGACGTGGGAGCGATCGCGTCGATCGGGACCGTCGGGGACTCCTACGACAACGCCCTCGCAGAGACCGTCGTCGGGCTCTACAAAACCGAGTGCGTGAAAATCGACGGCCCGTTCCGCACCGCTGACGAGCTTGAATACGCAACCCTGTCCTGGGTGCACTGGTTCAATGAAAACCGGCTGCACTCCTCGATCGGATACCTCACCCCGATCGAGATGGAAGACCTGTACTACCGTGAGAACACGACCCAGGAGCAGCCGCTCCTGGGAGAACTCACCCTCCACTAA
- a CDS encoding chorismate-binding protein — MNWSDDPRRRGSAAFRGVRASRPVEHVDAVEHPERLAAGGFWVVVATFEGRIDAWRFADVERAPDVREPPEAARAWLGPARSAWESSLDESRYLAGVEAIRADIHEGDVYQVNLCRVLRASLPASAPGPDAVALSHVLSRGNPARHAARIVIPESASMPGAWIVSASPELYLRVDGGAVSSSPIKGTAALGVPMLHKDEAENVMITDLIRNDLSHVAEPGSVAVPELLGVHEHPGLAHLQSTVSARLSPTFEWTGAMWGALFGGTFPPGSVSGAPKASALRIIAREEPVARGPYCGAIGWIDADTRTAELAVGIRTFWWENDAGGTLRFGTGAGITWGSEPAAEWEETELKARRLIGLASTATMGT; from the coding sequence ATGAACTGGAGCGATGATCCCCGTCGGCGTGGCAGCGCCGCATTCAGGGGAGTGCGCGCATCCAGGCCGGTCGAGCACGTCGACGCGGTAGAGCACCCCGAGCGCCTGGCAGCCGGCGGCTTCTGGGTGGTGGTCGCCACATTCGAGGGCCGGATCGACGCATGGCGGTTCGCCGACGTCGAACGCGCCCCGGACGTGCGAGAACCACCGGAAGCCGCGCGAGCATGGCTCGGACCCGCTCGCTCCGCGTGGGAGTCGTCTCTCGACGAGAGCCGCTACTTGGCTGGAGTCGAGGCGATCAGGGCGGACATTCACGAAGGCGATGTGTATCAGGTCAACCTGTGCAGGGTGCTCCGCGCATCGCTGCCCGCGTCCGCGCCTGGGCCCGATGCGGTGGCGCTGTCCCACGTCCTGTCGCGAGGCAACCCCGCCAGGCACGCGGCGCGCATCGTGATCCCGGAGTCGGCCTCGATGCCGGGCGCCTGGATCGTGTCGGCGTCTCCCGAGTTGTACCTCAGGGTGGACGGGGGAGCCGTCTCGTCGTCGCCCATCAAGGGGACGGCCGCCCTTGGAGTGCCCATGCTCCACAAGGACGAGGCCGAAAACGTCATGATCACGGACCTGATTCGCAACGACCTCTCGCACGTGGCGGAGCCCGGCAGCGTCGCGGTTCCTGAGTTGCTTGGCGTGCATGAGCATCCGGGCCTTGCGCACCTTCAATCGACCGTGAGCGCCCGACTCTCGCCCACCTTTGAGTGGACGGGAGCCATGTGGGGAGCCCTTTTTGGCGGGACCTTCCCCCCGGGCTCGGTGAGCGGGGCTCCCAAGGCATCGGCGTTGCGGATTATTGCGAGAGAAGAACCCGTGGCGAGGGGCCCGTATTGCGGCGCGATCGGCTGGATCGATGCCGATACGCGGACTGCGGAACTCGCCGTCGGCATTCGCACCTTCTGGTGGGAAAACGACGCGGGGGGCACGTTGCGTTTTGGCACCGGAGCGGGCATCACGTGGGGATCTGAGCCTGCGGCGGAGTGGGAAGAAACGGAACTCAAGGCCCGGCGGTTGATTGGCCTGGCTTCGACAGCCACAATGGGCACATGA
- a CDS encoding aminotransferase class IV, which yields MSGVLWVDGSFCAANEPVILAGNHGFTVGDGVFETLVVRKGRAFALTRHLVRLQFSLDRMGMRSVDMAAIREGVRQVIAANPADVVRVRITVVSGPGPMGSMRGTAAPNVVIWGGPGVVPTACRATRVPWKRNERSAIAGVKSTSYAENVVMAQFAAAKGADEALMSNTYGYLCEGTGSNIFIERRGEVVTPPLSSGCLAGITRGLVLEWGAGTGMPIRVAAPGELQMSVLDEVMRGEAFAAVTSSTRGVQPIVRLDGVDVAEGPLLKKLADLYELHADVETDPPPTRTRDAV from the coding sequence ATGAGCGGCGTCCTGTGGGTCGATGGAAGTTTCTGCGCGGCCAATGAGCCCGTCATCTTGGCAGGTAATCACGGTTTCACGGTGGGCGACGGAGTCTTTGAGACCTTGGTGGTCCGCAAGGGCAGAGCCTTCGCGTTGACGCGCCACCTCGTGCGCCTTCAGTTCTCGCTCGACCGCATGGGAATGCGCAGCGTCGACATGGCGGCGATCAGGGAAGGCGTGCGGCAAGTGATCGCCGCGAACCCTGCCGACGTGGTGCGGGTGCGCATCACGGTCGTTTCCGGACCGGGACCCATGGGCTCCATGCGGGGTACTGCCGCGCCGAACGTGGTCATTTGGGGCGGCCCCGGCGTCGTTCCCACCGCTTGCCGGGCCACGAGGGTGCCATGGAAGCGCAATGAGCGCTCGGCGATCGCGGGAGTCAAGTCCACGTCGTACGCCGAAAACGTGGTCATGGCTCAATTCGCGGCGGCCAAGGGTGCGGACGAGGCGCTCATGTCGAACACCTACGGCTACCTGTGCGAGGGCACGGGGTCGAATATCTTCATCGAGAGGCGCGGTGAAGTGGTGACCCCGCCGCTGTCCTCAGGCTGTCTCGCCGGCATTACTAGGGGCCTTGTACTCGAATGGGGTGCGGGCACCGGGATGCCTATTCGCGTCGCGGCGCCCGGAGAGTTGCAGATGTCGGTGCTCGACGAGGTCATGCGCGGAGAGGCCTTCGCCGCGGTGACATCGTCGACTCGCGGTGTTCAGCCGATCGTGCGGCTCGACGGCGTCGACGTCGCCGAGGGTCCGCTGCTGAAGAAGTTGGCCGACTTGTACGAACTTCACGCCGATGTGGAAACCGACCCTCCGCCCACGAGGACTAGGGACGCGGTGTAG
- a CDS encoding YHS domain-containing protein: MTVTNSEKVTDPICGMSIDPATAAATVEHDGKTDYFCSQGCADTFVANGYTGDHHSS; the protein is encoded by the coding sequence ATGACGGTTACCAATTCGGAGAAGGTTACGGACCCCATTTGCGGAATGAGCATCGATCCTGCGACGGCGGCCGCGACGGTCGAACACGATGGCAAGACCGACTACTTCTGCTCCCAGGGCTGCGCCGACACGTTCGTCGCAAATGGGTACACGGGAGACCATCACTCGAGCTAG
- a CDS encoding response regulator transcription factor, with protein sequence MSTPVDLQGPLPRARVLVVEDEEPLGRLIASYLLRDGYDTEVVADGRGAIAVARANPPDVVVLDLGLPGADGIEVCRTLRTFSDCYVIMLTARVEEVDRLIGLSVGADDYLTKPFSPRELVARVGVMLRRPRGFAGGAGAPEVHEAVEVHEVLAVGELSVDLTAREVHLAGRVVELTRTEFDLLAVLVRQPRRAFSRDQLTEQVWGPGWFGDPHLVDVHLGHVRRKLGDDSSAPVYVQTVRGYGYRLGPGK encoded by the coding sequence ATGAGCACTCCAGTCGACTTGCAGGGCCCCTTGCCGCGTGCTCGCGTCCTGGTGGTGGAGGACGAGGAGCCGCTTGGTCGATTGATCGCGTCGTACTTGTTGCGCGACGGCTACGACACGGAGGTCGTCGCGGACGGGCGTGGGGCGATAGCGGTCGCACGCGCGAATCCGCCCGACGTCGTGGTCCTAGATCTTGGGTTGCCGGGTGCGGACGGGATTGAGGTCTGTAGGACGTTGCGGACGTTCAGCGATTGCTACGTGATCATGCTCACCGCGAGGGTCGAAGAGGTCGATCGCCTCATCGGGTTGTCCGTCGGCGCCGACGACTACCTGACCAAACCGTTTAGTCCTCGCGAACTTGTGGCACGGGTCGGTGTGATGCTGCGGCGACCACGGGGGTTTGCGGGAGGGGCCGGCGCGCCCGAGGTGCACGAGGCGGTGGAGGTGCACGAGGTTCTCGCCGTGGGTGAACTCAGCGTGGATCTCACGGCCAGAGAGGTCCATCTGGCCGGTCGGGTCGTGGAGTTGACACGCACGGAGTTTGACCTGCTCGCGGTGTTGGTGCGGCAGCCGCGCCGGGCCTTCTCTCGCGACCAGCTCACCGAACAGGTGTGGGGCCCTGGCTGGTTCGGAGACCCCCACCTTGTGGACGTGCACCTCGGCCACGTGCGTCGAAAGCTCGGCGACGACTCCTCCGCCCCCGTGTACGTGCAAACCGTGCGCGGGTACGGGTACCGGTTGGGGCCAGGCAAATGA